The proteins below are encoded in one region of Ferroplasma acidiphilum:
- a CDS encoding cobalt-precorrin-5B (C(1))-methyltransferase — protein sequence MYIENPDRTNLRYGYTTGACATAATRAALIMMVTGKTVDYVEINLPAKKTARFLIENPEIYENYCIASVKKDGGDDPDVTTGLYIYSRVEYSEKPGIEITGGNGVGVVTKEGLPIKPGNPAINPVPLKMLRAAATEVLESYGIRHGLKITISVPGGAEVAKKTCNPKLGILGGISILGTRGIVIPFSDSSWKASIVLGIRVASRLGMDTLVFSTGGRSDTAVHKIFQDFKEEQFIEIGDFLGFSVKRAVDTGIRNLIIAGMPGKISKLADNNMDLHSSKSSVNFDFLASIGKKIGYPDEIISRISHANTVLNVMEIINYDSIFLDAIKERSIENINQITGNKIKVDIEIIKNEY from the coding sequence ATGTATATTGAAAATCCTGACAGGACAAACTTGAGGTACGGTTATACCACCGGAGCCTGTGCAACGGCTGCTACCAGGGCAGCATTGATCATGATGGTTACAGGGAAAACTGTTGATTATGTTGAGATTAACCTGCCGGCTAAAAAAACTGCCCGCTTTTTAATTGAAAATCCCGAAATATATGAAAATTATTGCATAGCATCGGTAAAGAAAGATGGGGGGGATGACCCGGACGTTACCACAGGCCTGTATATTTATTCCAGAGTTGAATATTCAGAAAAACCAGGTATAGAAATTACCGGTGGTAATGGTGTTGGAGTGGTAACCAAAGAGGGACTGCCAATAAAGCCCGGAAATCCAGCAATAAATCCTGTTCCGCTTAAAATGCTCCGTGCTGCAGCCACAGAAGTGCTGGAGTCCTATGGAATTCGACATGGGCTGAAAATCACAATATCCGTGCCCGGTGGCGCTGAAGTAGCAAAGAAAACATGCAACCCTAAGCTTGGAATTCTTGGAGGAATTTCTATACTGGGCACCAGGGGCATAGTGATACCGTTCTCTGATTCTTCATGGAAAGCCTCAATAGTGCTGGGAATCAGGGTTGCTTCCCGCCTGGGTATGGATACTCTGGTTTTCAGTACCGGTGGAAGAAGTGACACTGCAGTCCATAAAATTTTCCAGGATTTTAAGGAAGAACAGTTCATAGAAATCGGTGATTTCCTTGGCTTTTCTGTAAAACGGGCGGTGGACACAGGAATCAGGAATCTTATAATTGCAGGAATGCCCGGAAAAATATCAAAACTGGCAGATAACAATATGGACCTTCATTCTTCAAAGAGTTCCGTCAATTTTGATTTTCTGGCATCTATCGGGAAAAAAATAGGATACCCGGATGAAATTATTTCCAGAATAAGCCATGCAAATACTGTATTGAATGTAATGGAGATAATAAACTATGATAGTATATTCCTGGATGCCATTAAGGAAAGATCCATAGAAAACATCAATCAAATTACAGGAAACAAAATTAAAGTAGATATAGAAATTATAAAAAATGAATATTGA
- a CDS encoding APC family permease, with amino-acid sequence METYGLKRILGLRSAIIINLGAIIGAGIFVIIGIAAGKAGPAIIISIFVSAIIAIFTGLSFSEIAQHISKEGGVYEYAKESFAPSAGFIGGTMWTFSNMIAISAVSLSTGSYINSLFHLHIDLIVFGIPIIIMFAILNMLGIKNSAKTLSILVGINIAILIIFVVSGLFYFKLTDFSNFDPHGFTGIMEGSALIFFAFTGFSRITTIGDEVKNPEKNIPKAIIISIIISSALYSIVAVVAIGLIPSSNLASASAPLSAAIAVLDNPYILIIVAIGGITATAGVVLTGILGTSRVLYAMGRDREIPGTFGRIDKFGTPLYSILLSMAISLLFVYFVGFATIIEASNVSVLIAYSIIDFSAIMLWRKVKRENPKHMREQKYFFIIPLIGMATIFITISYLGLHAIEISLAVLALVSGIYGIKHVMESGGYIRKAKQIIPGYSKVRLFGRSRQQIKK; translated from the coding sequence ATGGAAACATATGGCCTAAAAAGGATTCTTGGATTGCGGTCAGCCATAATTATTAATTTAGGGGCGATAATTGGCGCAGGTATATTCGTAATTATAGGCATCGCTGCGGGGAAGGCCGGCCCGGCAATTATAATTTCTATCTTTGTTTCAGCAATCATAGCTATATTTACGGGGCTGAGTTTTTCTGAAATAGCCCAGCACATATCCAAAGAAGGCGGCGTTTATGAGTACGCAAAAGAATCATTTGCCCCATCGGCCGGATTTATAGGCGGAACAATGTGGACATTCTCCAATATGATTGCCATTTCAGCAGTATCATTGAGCACGGGCAGTTACATTAACTCCCTTTTTCATCTTCATATAGATCTCATAGTTTTTGGAATTCCTATAATCATAATGTTTGCAATCCTGAATATGCTTGGCATAAAGAATTCTGCAAAGACCTTATCTATTCTTGTCGGGATAAATATCGCAATACTGATTATTTTTGTAGTTTCCGGCTTATTTTATTTTAAATTAACAGATTTTTCTAATTTCGACCCTCACGGATTTACCGGGATAATGGAGGGTTCTGCCCTGATATTTTTCGCTTTTACAGGATTTTCCCGGATAACAACTATTGGAGATGAAGTTAAGAATCCTGAAAAAAATATACCGAAAGCCATTATCATTTCCATAATTATATCATCTGCCCTTTATTCTATTGTAGCTGTAGTGGCAATAGGATTAATTCCATCATCCAATCTTGCATCAGCTTCAGCGCCCCTCTCAGCCGCAATAGCAGTTTTGGACAATCCCTATATTCTTATAATTGTAGCTATAGGGGGAATCACTGCAACTGCCGGTGTAGTATTAACAGGCATACTGGGTACCAGCAGGGTGCTCTACGCGATGGGAAGGGATAGGGAAATACCCGGTACCTTCGGCAGGATAGATAAATTTGGGACGCCTCTTTATTCCATATTGCTTTCTATGGCGATTAGCTTATTATTCGTTTATTTTGTTGGCTTTGCAACAATAATAGAAGCGTCAAATGTATCCGTGCTCATAGCATATTCAATAATAGATTTTTCAGCAATAATGCTCTGGAGAAAGGTAAAAAGAGAAAATCCCAAACATATGAGGGAACAGAAGTATTTTTTTATCATACCACTGATAGGCATGGCTACAATATTCATTACGATCAGTTATCTTGGCCTTCATGCAATAGAAATAAGCCTTGCAGTTCTGGCGCTGGTTTCAGGTATTTATGGCATAAAGCATGTCATGGAATCCGGAGGCTACATCAGGAAAGCGAAACAAATAATTCCAGGATATAGCAAAGTAAGGTTGTTTGGCAGGAGCAGGCAACAAATTAAAAAATGA
- a CDS encoding NADP-dependent isocitrate dehydrogenase produces the protein MAKITFENGKWKVPDNPTILYTDGDGIGPEIMDVTRKVVDAAVKKAYKNKKIEWKEILVGDKALKEKNDRFPEESQEAIKQYRVLLKSPLGTPIGTGFKSINVRIRVMLDLYSNIRPVSFMKGLESPLKHPENVNLTIFRENTDDLYTGIEYKYDSKEAAEIRKFFKDKLQVDISDDSGIGIKPMSKYKTQRITRAAAKFAIENNKKKITIMHKGNVMKYTEGAFREWAYETLQNEFGNYTSTDDSSKILVNDMIADNMFQQIITRPENYEVILAPNIDGDYISDAAGALIGNIGTLGGANVGDDAGMFEAVHGTAPKYAGQNVADPLGLIRGAQLMIKYLNWHEAFDVIEKAIGEAIETKKVTKDLAKFFDVPAMGTKEFGDSLVKIIDGL, from the coding sequence ATGGCAAAAATAACATTTGAAAATGGAAAGTGGAAAGTGCCCGATAATCCGACAATTCTGTACACAGACGGTGATGGCATAGGCCCAGAAATCATGGATGTAACGAGGAAAGTTGTGGATGCTGCAGTTAAAAAGGCATACAAAAATAAAAAAATAGAGTGGAAAGAAATTCTTGTAGGGGACAAAGCACTGAAAGAGAAAAATGATCGTTTCCCGGAAGAATCACAGGAGGCAATAAAACAATACCGTGTACTGTTAAAATCGCCGCTTGGAACACCTATAGGTACTGGTTTTAAGTCAATCAATGTAAGGATAAGAGTTATGCTCGACCTTTATTCAAATATAAGGCCTGTTAGTTTTATGAAAGGTTTAGAAAGCCCACTCAAACACCCCGAAAATGTAAATTTAACCATATTCAGGGAAAATACAGATGACCTTTACACCGGAATTGAGTATAAGTATGACAGCAAAGAGGCTGCTGAAATTAGAAAATTTTTCAAAGACAAATTACAGGTTGATATAAGCGATGATTCCGGAATTGGAATAAAGCCTATGAGCAAATATAAAACCCAGAGAATCACAAGGGCAGCTGCAAAATTTGCAATTGAAAACAACAAAAAGAAGATCACCATAATGCATAAGGGAAATGTAATGAAATATACTGAAGGTGCATTCAGGGAATGGGCATACGAAACCCTTCAAAACGAATTCGGCAATTATACATCAACCGATGATTCAAGTAAAATACTTGTAAATGACATGATAGCTGATAATATGTTCCAGCAGATAATAACAAGGCCTGAAAACTATGAAGTGATATTAGCTCCAAATATAGATGGGGATTATATTTCTGATGCAGCAGGTGCATTAATAGGAAATATCGGGACTCTAGGCGGCGCAAATGTTGGAGACGATGCAGGAATGTTTGAAGCAGTGCATGGAACCGCACCGAAATATGCAGGGCAGAATGTAGCAGACCCGCTGGGATTGATAAGAGGAGCGCAGCTTATGATTAAATACCTGAACTGGCACGAAGCATTTGATGTGATAGAAAAAGCTATAGGGGAAGCTATAGAGACAAAGAAAGTCACAAAGGACCTTGCTAAATTCTTTGATGTTCCGGCAATGGGGACAAAGGAATTTGGTGACTCGCTTGTGAAAATTATAGATGGGCTTTAA
- a CDS encoding precorrin-8X methylmutase encodes MSSTLSPAEIYRRSFTFIKEKMGLDNSLKSSIITRVVHATADFEIGKSMVFSSSFEDSLSAIENGTMVIADINMVMSGISRYNNKKCYIGDKDIAMEAKRTGISRSYLSMSRACRDNPEAVYVIGDAPTALEALIDSIDAGICFPRLVIGVPVGFVSALEMKSRLLAFQGNFITNLSNKGGSAVAASIFNAMVVYLHVY; translated from the coding sequence ATGTCCAGTACTCTTAGCCCGGCAGAAATTTACAGAAGGAGCTTTACCTTTATAAAGGAAAAGATGGGGCTTGACAACTCCCTTAAATCCAGTATAATTACCCGTGTTGTGCATGCCACTGCAGATTTTGAAATTGGAAAATCCATGGTATTCTCATCATCATTTGAGGATTCTTTATCTGCAATTGAGAATGGAACTATGGTCATTGCAGATATAAATATGGTTATGTCCGGAATTTCAAGATATAACAATAAAAAATGCTACATTGGGGATAAAGATATTGCAATGGAAGCAAAACGTACCGGAATTTCAAGGTCGTACCTGTCTATGTCCAGAGCCTGCAGGGATAATCCTGAAGCCGTATATGTTATAGGCGATGCTCCCACTGCACTGGAAGCATTGATTGATTCCATTGATGCTGGCATATGCTTTCCCAGGCTTGTTATCGGTGTTCCGGTGGGATTTGTCTCCGCCCTTGAAATGAAATCCAGATTGCTGGCATTTCAGGGAAACTTTATTACAAATTTAAGCAATAAGGGGGGGTCTGCAGTGGCAGCTTCCATATTTAATGCAATGGTCGTGTATTTACATGTATATTGA
- a CDS encoding alpha-ketoacid dehydrogenase subunit alpha/beta — protein sequence MEKSEENEDLITIYSTMIKIRKYEEKLRDIYLSDKKPLFNIAAGKIPGEMHLSAGQEPSAAWMSVLLRNDDFVYSTHRPHHTAIAKGVDLNRMTAEIMGKHGGLSKGKGGHMHIFDKKVNFACAGIVGSSFPPALGAALASKLDGKDSIAVAFGGDGSLNQGMFLESLNLASLWKLPVIFVIENNDWAISVETKDSTPIKNDAIRADGFGMPGVYIENNDPVKMYKAAEKAVKRARSGEGPTLIAIDTYRYYGHFEGDPEVYRPKNQVKELLAKDPIKIMESDLLKKGIISKDEDDRINNSAMEEISQAFAFAEDSPLPVGSDSMDDVYAPVDYSIEPTTKGRKLPVYMAISEAISQEMEGNKDVLYMGEDVGKYGGIFGATTGLFKKFGAERIRDTPISESAFIGSAAGLAAAGKRPIVELMFSDFVGVTLDPIMNQIAKNHYMSGGTVNMPVVITTAVGGGYGDAAQHSQTLYSLFGHLPGLKVVVPSNSYDAKGLMVSAIKDNNPVVYMFHKGLLGLPWMPYPQSTVTEVPEEEYTVPIGKARIAREGKDITIIGIGATVHMAMEAAMELEENGINAEVIDLRSIKPLDTDTVIRSVGKTGSLLVADEDYAAFGLASEITSAVSHALFGKLDKAPESIVSPDVPVPYSQPMEKYWLPDTQKIVNRVMEMFKK from the coding sequence TTGGAAAAAAGTGAAGAAAATGAAGATTTAATAACGATATATTCTACTATGATAAAGATCAGAAAATATGAAGAAAAATTGCGCGATATCTATCTCAGCGATAAAAAACCACTATTTAACATTGCAGCCGGGAAGATTCCCGGTGAAATGCATCTTTCGGCTGGCCAGGAACCGTCGGCTGCATGGATGTCGGTTTTGCTAAGGAATGATGATTTTGTTTACAGCACACACAGGCCACACCATACTGCCATAGCTAAGGGAGTAGACCTGAACAGGATGACTGCGGAGATAATGGGAAAGCATGGTGGGTTAAGCAAAGGAAAAGGTGGGCATATGCATATTTTTGATAAAAAGGTTAATTTCGCCTGTGCCGGAATTGTAGGTTCATCTTTTCCCCCTGCACTTGGAGCAGCCCTGGCATCGAAACTCGATGGTAAAGACAGCATTGCAGTGGCATTTGGAGGTGATGGTTCATTAAACCAGGGTATGTTCCTTGAATCATTAAATCTTGCATCATTATGGAAACTTCCCGTAATTTTTGTAATAGAAAACAATGATTGGGCAATATCTGTGGAAACAAAGGATTCTACACCCATTAAAAATGATGCTATAAGAGCCGATGGTTTTGGAATGCCAGGAGTTTATATAGAAAATAATGACCCTGTAAAAATGTATAAAGCGGCAGAAAAAGCTGTTAAGAGGGCAAGGAGCGGGGAAGGGCCTACCCTTATTGCTATTGATACATACAGGTACTACGGGCATTTCGAAGGTGATCCTGAAGTATACAGGCCAAAGAACCAGGTAAAGGAACTTCTTGCAAAAGACCCCATAAAGATAATGGAATCCGACCTGCTTAAGAAGGGCATTATCTCAAAGGACGAAGACGACAGGATAAATAATTCGGCTATGGAAGAAATAAGCCAGGCATTTGCATTTGCAGAAGACAGCCCTCTTCCGGTGGGAAGCGACTCCATGGATGACGTGTATGCTCCTGTAGACTATTCAATAGAACCCACAACAAAGGGCAGAAAACTTCCGGTTTACATGGCAATTTCAGAGGCAATATCCCAGGAGATGGAGGGAAATAAAGATGTACTTTATATGGGTGAAGATGTGGGAAAATATGGCGGAATTTTTGGGGCAACAACCGGCCTGTTTAAAAAATTTGGGGCTGAACGTATAAGGGACACTCCAATAAGCGAATCAGCATTTATTGGCTCGGCTGCTGGACTCGCTGCTGCCGGGAAGCGACCTATAGTTGAGCTGATGTTTTCAGATTTTGTCGGCGTAACACTTGACCCCATAATGAACCAGATAGCAAAAAACCATTATATGTCTGGCGGCACTGTAAATATGCCTGTTGTCATTACCACCGCTGTTGGAGGCGGCTATGGTGATGCAGCACAGCATTCGCAAACGTTGTATTCACTCTTCGGGCATCTTCCCGGGCTTAAGGTAGTGGTACCTTCAAACAGCTATGATGCAAAAGGGTTGATGGTATCTGCAATAAAAGATAACAACCCGGTTGTCTATATGTTTCATAAGGGGCTTCTGGGATTGCCATGGATGCCATATCCACAATCTACAGTGACCGAAGTACCTGAGGAAGAATATACTGTCCCAATAGGAAAAGCCAGAATTGCCAGGGAAGGAAAAGACATAACAATAATCGGTATAGGCGCTACGGTGCATATGGCAATGGAAGCTGCAATGGAGCTTGAAGAGAATGGAATTAACGCTGAAGTAATTGACCTGAGAAGCATAAAGCCGCTTGATACTGATACTGTTATAAGGTCTGTCGGGAAAACCGGATCACTGCTTGTGGCTGATGAAGATTATGCTGCATTCGGGCTTGCATCGGAAATTACATCGGCTGTAAGCCATGCCCTCTTCGGGAAACTTGATAAGGCTCCTGAAAGCATTGTATCCCCTGATGTGCCTGTGCCCTATAGCCAGCCAATGGAGAAATACTGGCTTCCGGACACACAGAAAATTGTAAACAGAGTTATGGAGATGTTCAAAAAGTGA
- a CDS encoding COG1361 family protein, with amino-acid sequence MKMYKKLITGFIVLSMVMLAIGASGLMSSGDAIHNKTAPATVANNELTVTSVSWFAPNSTELPSPGSNGIPLYVTFESYTDIENANVSMNLSAYKSPFTYAYINGPDKNVRTYNRIPEIQAGHSYMIMQLVNISKNASGSFYDENISYNNSTMSGNTVFTIPVGKPDVSVISYTTNPPVIYQNEKFIKLTIYTENTGTSAMKNVNFNITSMDYKVVSPGNYSIAYYPAGTLMNFTFYINAKNVTGTIPVYFHINNVVYTINTYIHGSEEKSLTVAVENKNLVSDTKKQLLTFYLNNTGNKVYRDLEIHMLSPGVLSIHVSSSNPLGALTANNVTFAQLQPGQSIKVTYIIDTSTSAAGTYPVQLLVEYHFNNTAETFNKVYTYNQKIVPTTTQQISNTLTEPLYAGMAALIIIILGAIGAAVLHTGKKNRKSKNAGSKKAKEKNNNGSGKKP; translated from the coding sequence ATGAAAATGTATAAAAAATTAATAACTGGATTTATAGTTTTATCTATGGTAATGCTTGCTATCGGCGCATCTGGATTAATGTCCTCAGGAGATGCAATACACAATAAAACTGCACCGGCAACGGTTGCAAACAATGAGCTTACAGTAACTTCTGTATCATGGTTTGCTCCTAATTCAACTGAATTGCCATCACCTGGAAGCAATGGCATACCACTTTATGTCACATTTGAATCCTACACAGATATTGAAAATGCTAATGTGTCCATGAATCTGTCCGCCTATAAATCACCATTTACATATGCTTACATAAACGGCCCGGACAAAAACGTGCGTACATACAATCGGATTCCAGAAATTCAGGCGGGGCACTCATATATGATAATGCAGCTGGTTAATATAAGTAAAAACGCCAGTGGATCTTTCTATGATGAAAACATAAGCTATAATAATTCCACAATGTCAGGGAACACAGTGTTCACAATTCCTGTTGGGAAACCGGATGTAAGCGTGATATCGTATACTACAAATCCACCGGTAATCTATCAGAACGAGAAATTCATTAAATTAACAATTTATACAGAAAATACAGGTACATCTGCGATGAAGAATGTGAATTTCAATATAACGTCCATGGATTACAAGGTTGTATCACCGGGAAATTATTCAATTGCATACTATCCTGCCGGAACGTTGATGAATTTCACATTTTATATAAATGCTAAAAATGTTACGGGGACAATTCCTGTATATTTCCATATTAACAATGTAGTTTATACCATCAATACATATATACATGGAAGTGAAGAGAAAAGTTTAACAGTGGCTGTGGAAAATAAGAACCTGGTTTCCGATACAAAAAAACAGCTTCTGACATTTTATCTGAACAATACGGGGAATAAGGTATATAGAGACCTTGAGATACATATGCTTTCGCCCGGTGTTTTATCCATACACGTATCATCATCAAATCCACTTGGTGCGCTTACTGCAAATAATGTAACATTTGCACAGCTCCAACCAGGGCAGAGCATTAAGGTAACCTACATAATAGATACATCTACCTCCGCTGCCGGAACTTATCCTGTGCAGTTGCTTGTAGAATATCATTTCAATAATACTGCAGAAACGTTCAATAAAGTGTACACTTACAACCAGAAAATTGTTCCTACAACAACACAGCAAATAAGCAACACATTGACTGAACCGCTATATGCGGGCATGGCGGCACTTATAATTATCATTCTTGGTGCAATAGGGGCAGCAGTGCTGCACACAGGAAAGAAAAACAGGAAATCGAAAAATGCTGGCAGTAAAAAAGCTAAAGAGAAAAATAATAATGGTTCCGGGAAGAAACCATAA
- the cobK gene encoding precorrin-6A reductase, which translates to MILLLDGTSDSRKLGSELVSDGYSIIATATTEEGAEKLKKENIQAIQGKLDYETIISKCRELYINAIIDGSHPYADAMHENAINASIKLGIPLIRFEREMVKIKSNRIIYADNYEKAVALAGKIGKNIFVTTGVRNIANYKGLLESHNVYFRVLPDPDGIKALIDMGVRRASIVAMEGNFTESLDRAIMEYYGIDTVITKDSGFNAEPKILAALSLGINIIIISRKNYSWENTGHTTLEITKILNHYGIK; encoded by the coding sequence ATGATTTTGCTTCTTGATGGAACTTCTGACTCAAGGAAACTGGGTTCAGAACTTGTATCTGATGGCTATTCGATAATAGCCACTGCAACCACAGAGGAAGGTGCAGAAAAGTTAAAAAAGGAAAATATTCAGGCAATTCAAGGAAAACTTGATTATGAAACCATTATTTCAAAATGCAGGGAACTTTATATAAATGCCATAATAGATGGGTCACACCCATATGCAGATGCAATGCATGAAAATGCAATAAATGCATCCATAAAACTTGGAATTCCACTTATCAGATTTGAAAGGGAAATGGTGAAAATAAAAAGTAACAGGATCATATACGCAGATAATTATGAAAAAGCTGTGGCTCTCGCCGGAAAAATAGGCAAAAATATTTTTGTGACCACCGGGGTAAGAAATATAGCAAATTATAAGGGGCTTCTTGAGAGCCATAATGTCTATTTCCGCGTTCTTCCTGACCCGGATGGAATAAAAGCATTAATTGATATGGGTGTAAGAAGAGCCAGTATTGTTGCAATGGAGGGAAACTTTACAGAAAGCCTTGACAGGGCAATAATGGAATATTATGGAATTGACACAGTTATTACAAAGGATAGTGGCTTCAATGCTGAACCCAAAATTCTGGCAGCCCTTTCCCTTGGAATTAATATAATAATTATTTCCAGGAAAAACTATAGCTGGGAGAATACAGGGCATACAACATTAGAAATAACAAAGATTTTAAATCATTATGGAATAAAATAG
- a CDS encoding APC family permease → MQDVDNKVLGKRTKTGMRRGMSTHEAIMFGVGGAVGSGILFAAAGGTGYAGPAIIISWIIAAIFIILVTLPFAEYAAMFPRSGISARVAYYSYGSYGGFMSGWGLLIWAATIPAIEAVAVSTYASLYFPFLYDSTTGVLTGYGILLAILLLLGFFALNMVGIARFGKFNKVLTWVKIGVVVAFIVILPMFIWHWGNFTSGLVGASSAGGFAGFMPSVGGLFIAIPASGILFSFGGYRQVADMAGEVKNPGKTMPKIIGTVLAVQSLLYIAMAVVIVGTVSWAGFGIQTGDWSFVAALGSPLSSIIHANIIPGMTVAEADLLGGMVVVFFLFAIFSPGGTLGVYLTGASRIIFGYSEEDALPKGFRKTTKHGAPYFALILALVLAIIFLLPLPSWYALVDFVVVAAVANFAVASISLPVLRRLYPNVERPFKIPHPMAWAFVSFEVATFLIYWATFPTTLYALGAVLAGSVVFIYQASRKHFMGLNIRNSVWIPVYIAGMIILSYVGGTPTGGLNIIAYPFDYVVLAIYAAIFFVIGLKSAPKEALISADALLDTTKEVDVEGEY, encoded by the coding sequence ATGCAAGATGTAGATAATAAAGTTTTGGGAAAGCGTACCAAAACTGGAATGAGACGGGGAATGAGCACACATGAAGCCATTATGTTTGGAGTGGGCGGAGCAGTAGGTTCCGGTATACTATTCGCAGCTGCAGGTGGAACAGGATATGCTGGCCCCGCAATTATAATATCATGGATTATTGCCGCGATTTTCATTATCCTGGTAACACTTCCATTTGCTGAATATGCAGCAATGTTTCCCAGATCGGGTATAAGTGCAAGGGTAGCATATTACTCATACGGTTCATATGGAGGATTTATGTCAGGTTGGGGGCTTCTTATCTGGGCTGCAACAATACCTGCTATAGAAGCTGTTGCAGTATCAACATATGCATCTTTATATTTCCCATTCCTGTATGATTCCACAACGGGAGTCCTTACAGGCTATGGAATACTGCTGGCAATTCTGCTTCTGCTGGGATTCTTTGCATTGAATATGGTGGGCATTGCCAGATTCGGAAAATTCAATAAAGTTCTAACATGGGTAAAGATTGGGGTAGTTGTTGCGTTTATCGTAATACTTCCAATGTTTATATGGCACTGGGGCAATTTCACATCTGGCCTCGTAGGAGCGAGCAGTGCAGGAGGATTTGCTGGATTCATGCCATCAGTTGGCGGTTTATTCATCGCAATCCCTGCCTCTGGAATATTATTTTCCTTTGGCGGTTACAGGCAGGTAGCTGATATGGCAGGGGAAGTGAAAAACCCGGGCAAGACAATGCCTAAAATTATAGGAACAGTACTGGCAGTACAATCACTTTTATATATTGCAATGGCAGTGGTAATAGTAGGGACAGTTAGCTGGGCAGGATTTGGAATACAGACAGGAGATTGGAGTTTTGTAGCGGCCCTGGGATCTCCACTTTCCTCTATTATACATGCTAATATAATTCCAGGAATGACCGTAGCTGAAGCAGACCTCCTTGGTGGAATGGTAGTTGTATTCTTCTTATTTGCCATATTCTCGCCTGGAGGCACCCTTGGAGTATACCTGACAGGAGCAAGCAGAATTATATTTGGGTATTCAGAAGAGGATGCACTGCCTAAAGGATTTAGAAAAACAACAAAACACGGTGCACCTTACTTTGCATTGATACTCGCACTGGTCCTAGCAATTATATTCCTTCTTCCGTTGCCTTCATGGTATGCACTCGTTGATTTCGTGGTAGTCGCGGCAGTGGCAAACTTTGCGGTGGCATCAATTTCACTTCCTGTACTGAGAAGATTGTATCCAAATGTGGAAAGGCCATTTAAAATCCCGCACCCTATGGCATGGGCCTTTGTCTCATTTGAAGTTGCAACTTTCTTAATCTACTGGGCAACATTCCCAACAACACTTTACGCACTTGGCGCCGTGCTTGCAGGTTCAGTTGTATTCATATACCAGGCCAGCAGAAAGCATTTTATGGGACTGAATATTCGCAACTCTGTTTGGATACCTGTATACATAGCAGGAATGATAATCCTCTCCTATGTAGGCGGAACACCAACCGGAGGGTTGAACATAATAGCATATCCATTTGACTATGTGGTTCTTGCAATATATGCTGCAATATTCTTCGTGATAGGATTAAAGAGTGCACCGAAAGAGGCTTTAATATCCGCTGATGCGTTGCTTGACACCACAAAAGAAGTGGATGTTGAGGGCGAATACTAA
- a CDS encoding PadR family transcriptional regulator produces MNDYSLRILYILNLEDMTGYGLSRKLYNSATGKNISNGALIPVLNRLLSDNFIDFSVRNGKKYYHLTEKGKKFVGNVLDLNEEVRDQAIFDAIDREFPYINVFTDVEDYTLLKNIIKDIGHPIIEIIRQAFYLGKKNDQEGIELIKTMMDELLERAKERNLRNNK; encoded by the coding sequence ATGAACGATTATTCCCTTAGAATACTTTACATCCTGAACCTTGAAGATATGACAGGGTACGGCCTTTCCAGAAAACTCTATAATTCTGCAACGGGAAAAAATATCTCAAACGGAGCACTGATTCCGGTATTAAACAGGTTGTTATCGGATAATTTCATAGATTTTTCCGTTAGAAATGGGAAGAAATATTATCATTTAACAGAAAAAGGGAAAAAATTTGTGGGAAATGTTCTAGACCTCAATGAGGAAGTACGGGACCAGGCAATTTTTGATGCCATTGACCGTGAATTTCCATATATAAATGTGTTTACAGATGTTGAGGATTACACATTATTAAAAAATATTATAAAGGATATAGGGCATCCAATAATAGAGATAATCCGCCAGGCATTCTACCTGGGAAAGAAGAACGATCAGGAAGGAATAGAGCTAATAAAAACTATGATGGATGAATTGCTTGAACGTGCCAAAGAAAGAAATTTACGCAACAATAAATAA